The proteins below come from a single Archangium lipolyticum genomic window:
- a CDS encoding tetratricopeptide repeat protein has protein sequence MKRLLLATFLVLAPLAASAQDVNAYNQALAAFNAGQLDAAAPRFFELSAKAADEEVRAKSEYYLAQTFARKDMPVSALVTYAQIVNTGPSHPNYLQALEGLVDVQQKLNEQNLVPNILDKAYTPEVRDRWVKLPKEVLARVNYMVGTISQRRGRFEEARALLEAVPSDSRVYARARYLLGVVLADPHFPGRPAEADTLDKAALAAFQSALDAKGPQIAHDEVKQLALLGMGRLHYGRHEYPPAIASYEAVPRYGRFWDQALFENGFARFQGEDFGGALGSLQALHAPQFEGAFQPESWILKATVYYYSCLFDEVKTTLAAYDKLYEPMAKQLEPFSGEQLDLLSAYNLVAAENRRLPGPIYLWIRDNERIQDVMRMIAQVDAEKRMANELGAWRGTGLVPETVSSLEQVRGTLMQIGGRFAKSRLQEAAQNLRTFADQAEIIRVQTALDEKDLLLAGVDQKALLKSQSIYRPKMPGAAWNYWKFQGEFWRDEIGYYQYTLKRGCPAKLQGK, from the coding sequence ATGAAACGACTCCTGCTCGCTACCTTCCTGGTCCTCGCGCCGCTGGCCGCCTCCGCGCAGGACGTGAACGCCTACAACCAGGCGCTCGCGGCCTTCAACGCGGGCCAGCTGGACGCCGCCGCGCCGCGCTTCTTCGAGCTGTCCGCCAAGGCGGCGGACGAAGAGGTGCGCGCCAAGTCCGAGTACTACCTGGCGCAGACCTTCGCCCGCAAGGACATGCCCGTCAGCGCGCTCGTCACCTACGCGCAGATCGTCAACACCGGCCCCAGCCACCCCAACTACCTCCAGGCGCTGGAGGGGCTGGTGGACGTGCAGCAGAAGCTGAACGAGCAGAACCTCGTGCCCAACATCCTCGACAAGGCCTACACGCCCGAGGTGCGGGACCGGTGGGTGAAGCTGCCCAAGGAGGTGCTCGCCCGCGTCAACTACATGGTGGGCACCATCAGCCAGCGCCGCGGCCGCTTCGAGGAGGCGCGCGCCCTGCTCGAGGCCGTGCCGTCCGATAGCCGGGTCTACGCCCGCGCCCGCTACCTGCTGGGCGTGGTGTTGGCGGATCCCCACTTCCCGGGCCGTCCCGCCGAGGCGGACACGCTGGACAAGGCCGCCCTGGCCGCCTTCCAGAGTGCCCTGGACGCGAAGGGTCCACAGATCGCCCATGACGAGGTGAAGCAGCTCGCGCTGCTGGGCATGGGGCGTCTGCACTACGGACGCCATGAGTACCCGCCGGCCATCGCCTCCTACGAGGCGGTGCCGCGCTACGGCCGGTTCTGGGATCAGGCCCTCTTCGAGAACGGCTTCGCCCGCTTCCAGGGCGAGGACTTCGGTGGTGCGCTCGGCAGCCTCCAGGCGCTGCACGCTCCCCAGTTCGAGGGCGCCTTCCAGCCCGAGTCGTGGATCCTCAAGGCGACTGTCTATTATTACAGCTGCCTCTTCGACGAGGTGAAGACCACGCTGGCGGCCTACGACAAGCTGTATGAGCCGATGGCGAAGCAGCTCGAGCCGTTCTCCGGGGAGCAGCTGGATCTCCTGAGCGCCTACAACCTGGTGGCGGCGGAGAACCGGCGGCTGCCGGGCCCCATCTACCTCTGGATTCGCGACAACGAGCGCATCCAGGACGTGATGCGGATGATCGCCCAGGTGGACGCGGAGAAGCGCATGGCCAACGAGCTGGGCGCCTGGCGCGGCACGGGTCTGGTGCCGGAGACGGTGTCCTCGCTCGAGCAGGTGCGCGGCACGCTGATGCAGATCGGCGGCAGGTTCGCCAAGAGCCGCCTCCAAGAGGCCGCGCAGAACCTGCGCACCTTCGCGGATCAGGCGGAGATCATCCGCGTGCAGACGGCGCTCGACGAGAAGGACCTGCTGCTGGCCGGAGTGGATCAGAAGGCCCTGCTCAAGAGCCAGTCCATCTACCGGCCGAAGATGCCGGGGGCGGCCTGGAACTATTGGAAGTTCCAGGGCGAGTTCTGGCGCGACGAGATCGGCTACTACCAATACACGCTCAAGCGTGGCTGCCCGGCGAAGCTCCAGGGCAAGTAG